The Anas acuta chromosome 2, bAnaAcu1.1, whole genome shotgun sequence genome contains a region encoding:
- the CCR9 gene encoding C-C chemokine receptor type 9, with protein MALASTVTQPSKTSLDYYRNSTVMSLYGNPANDTELMCDRRQVWQFARAFLPVFFWLIFSVGTVGNALVVLIYCKYRFRRSMMDRYLLHLAVADLLLLFTLPFWAKAASDGWVFRNFLCKVVNSMYKINFYGCILFLTCISFDRYITIVQATKAKTSKRRRLLHNKLVCLAVWLTSIGLCIPEIMYSQSKQVGDMTVCKMMYPPNVSMVFRVAVLALKVTIGFFLPLLVMVICYTLIINTLLQAKRCQKQKSLKIITMIITAFLLSQFPYNIVLLVKTINTYTGVVYSCWATNGLDIGLQVTQSIAFLHSCLNPFLYVFAGERFRTALARLMRRSRGQEQCSSVCDSQEHSSNWSFAMLGRRRVRSSLTLSTHLTSSIVPASCQVFV; from the exons ATGGCCCTTGCAAGCACA GTCACCCAACCTAGCAAGACCAGCCTGGATTACTACAGGAACAGCACGGTGATGTCCCTCTATGGGAACCCCGCCAATGACACGGAGCTCATGTGTGACAGAAGGCAGGTCTGGCAGTTTGCTCGAGCCTTCCTGCCTGTATTTTTCTGGCTCATCTTCTCTGTGGGCACAGTGGGAAATGCCTTGGTCGTTCTCATCTACTGCAAATACCGCTTCAGGAGGAGCATGATGGACCGCTACCTGCTGCATCTGGCCGTCGCAGATCTGCTCCTCCTTTTTACTCTCCCTTTCTGGGCCAAGGCTGCCTCCGACGGCTGGGTCTTTAGGAATTTCTTGTGCAAAGTCGTCAACAGCATGTACAAGATCAACTTCTATGGCTGCATCCTGTTCCTAACCTGCATCAGTTTTGACAGGTACATCACCATCGTCCAGGCAACGAAAGCTAAAACGTCCAAGCGGAGGCGGCTCCTGCACAACAAACTCGTGTGCTTGGCCGTCTGGCTGACATCCATCGGCCTGTGCATCCCTGAGATCATGTACAGCCAAAGCAAGCAAGTCGGCGACATGACTGTGTGCAAAATGATGTACCCGCCAAACGTCAGCATGGTCTTCAGGGTCGCTGTCCTGGCTCTGAAAGTCACGATAGGCTTCTTCCTCCCACTCCTGGTCATGGTTATTTGCTACACCCTGATCATCAACACCCTCCTCCAAGCTAAAAGATGCCAAAAGCAGAAGTCGCTGAAGATCATCACCATGATCATCACCGCCTTTCTCCTCTCTCAGTTCCCATACAACATCGTTTTGCTGGTCAAGACCATCAACACGTATACTGGGGTGGTGTACAGCTGCTGGGCCACCAACGGGCTGGACATTGGCCTGCAGGTCACCCAGAGCATCGCCTTCCTCCACAGCTGCCTCAACCCCTTCCTCTACGTCTTCGCCGGTGAGCGCTTCAGGACGGCGCTGGCCCGGCTCATGCGGAGGTCCAGGGGCCAGGAGCAGTGCTCCTCCGTGTGCGACAGCCAGGAGCACAGCTCCAACTGGTCCTTCGCCATGCTGGGGCGGCGGCGGGTGAGGAGCTCGCTCACCCTCAGCACCCATTTGACCTCCTCCATTGTTCCTGCCTCATGCCAAGTCTTTGTCTAA